From bacterium, one genomic window encodes:
- a CDS encoding tetratricopeptide repeat protein, with amino-acid sequence MPKLPSLRFWRNPLTWAALIAAGLGVFALMAVTPPGWGYLALAVVVLFFGFNWWRDIRKLSVSDQVRPLTQPIATGVEDVDRKLDVLLAGQTELKAQFSPPATDEEIIKAIGKTTVQVGEAVLEKIHLASRAFERDDFAAAAQLYTTLADLFDDVPLLHFNLAYALQMQGEVNEAAKRYRRVLELDPESASAYNNMGVLLADQGRHEEAIAAFDTALKIKPDLSEALTNKGNGLTELGRYEEAIQFYDAALKIKPDSHEALNNRGVSLSKLGRHEEAVACYDAALKIKPDYHVALNNKGNSLTELGRYEKAIQACESALKIKSDFSEAIYNKGIGLAGLGRHEEAIQSFDAALRIKPDYHAAFNNKGISLDALGLHEEAIQAYDAVLRVKPDYYKALNNKGNSLAKLGRDEEALQSFDDALKIKPDFHEAFYNKGNSLAALGCHKEAIQAFDAALKLNPHHHEALSNKANSLAALGRYEEAIQAYDAALKIKPDYQEALNNKGGSLYKLGRYVEAIQACDEALKIKPDYYEAFNNKGICLHALGRYEAAIRAYDAALKIEPDVAGVHYNRACTYSLMHRKNEFLADLKRAIELDSKNREIAKTDEDFKAYWDDPEFKKIVGSEEKDEG; translated from the coding sequence ATGCCTAAGCTACCTTCTCTGAGATTCTGGAGAAATCCGCTCACATGGGCCGCATTGATTGCAGCCGGGCTTGGCGTATTTGCTTTGATGGCGGTGACTCCTCCCGGATGGGGCTATTTGGCACTTGCAGTCGTTGTTTTATTTTTTGGTTTCAACTGGTGGCGGGATATTCGTAAACTTTCTGTCTCGGACCAAGTTCGTCCTCTGACGCAGCCGATAGCAACTGGTGTTGAAGACGTTGACCGCAAGCTCGATGTCCTTCTAGCGGGGCAGACAGAACTCAAAGCCCAATTCTCTCCTCCTGCCACCGACGAAGAGATTATTAAGGCCATCGGCAAGACCACGGTTCAGGTTGGAGAGGCAGTGCTGGAAAAGATCCATCTGGCCAGCCGCGCCTTCGAGCGGGACGACTTCGCCGCGGCGGCGCAGCTCTACACAACACTAGCTGATCTATTCGACGATGTGCCCCTGCTTCACTTCAACCTTGCCTACGCGCTTCAGATGCAAGGTGAAGTGAACGAAGCGGCGAAACGATATCGCCGCGTTCTTGAGCTTGATCCCGAGTCAGCTTCAGCATACAACAACATGGGAGTTCTTCTGGCTGATCAAGGTCGGCACGAAGAGGCAATTGCGGCATTTGATACTGCGCTGAAGATCAAACCTGATCTTAGCGAGGCACTCACCAACAAGGGTAACGGACTTACCGAGCTGGGCCGATACGAAGAGGCGATACAGTTCTACGATGCGGCGTTGAAGATCAAGCCGGACTCTCACGAGGCGCTTAACAATAGGGGCGTTAGCCTTTCCAAGCTGGGTCGCCACGAGGAGGCAGTAGCTTGTTACGATGCCGCGCTGAAGATCAAGCCCGACTATCATGTAGCGCTCAACAACAAGGGCAACAGTCTTACTGAGCTGGGCCGATACGAGAAGGCGATTCAAGCCTGCGAATCCGCGCTGAAGATCAAGTCTGACTTTTCCGAGGCAATCTACAACAAAGGAATAGGCCTTGCTGGTCTTGGTCGCCACGAGGAAGCGATTCAAAGCTTTGACGCAGCACTGAGGATCAAGCCGGACTATCATGCGGCATTCAATAACAAGGGGATAAGCCTTGATGCTCTTGGCCTGCACGAGGAGGCAATTCAGGCTTACGATGCGGTACTTAGGGTCAAGCCGGACTATTACAAGGCGCTTAATAACAAGGGCAACAGCCTTGCCAAATTGGGCCGTGATGAAGAGGCGCTCCAGTCTTTTGATGATGCGCTGAAGATTAAGCCGGATTTTCATGAGGCGTTCTATAATAAGGGAAATAGTCTTGCCGCCCTGGGCTGCCACAAGGAAGCAATACAAGCCTTTGACGCCGCGCTGAAGCTCAATCCCCACCATCACGAAGCACTTAGCAACAAGGCCAATAGCCTTGCCGCTCTTGGCCGCTACGAGGAGGCGATTCAAGCCTACGATGCGGCGTTGAAGATCAAGCCGGATTATCAGGAGGCGCTCAACAACAAGGGTGGTAGCCTTTACAAATTGGGCCGATACGTGGAGGCGATTCAGGCCTGCGATGAAGCGCTTAAGATCAAACCAGATTACTATGAGGCATTTAACAACAAGGGTATTTGTTTGCACGCGCTGGGCCGCTATGAGGCGGCGATTCGAGCGTACGATGCGGCGCTGAAGATCGAGCCGGATGTCGCAGGTGTACACTATAATCGTGCCTGTACATACTCCTTGATGCACAGGAAAAATGAGTTCTTGGCCGATCTGAAACGTGCAATCGAGCTTGACTCGAAGAACAGAGAAATTGCCAAGACTGACGAGGATTTCAAGGCGTATTGGGACGATCCCGAGTTCAAGAAGATCGTGGGGAGTGAAGAGAAGGATGAAGGATGA